In the genome of Vanessa cardui chromosome 11, ilVanCard2.1, whole genome shotgun sequence, the window ACTAGttgataaatgatatttttctttagaCATTAtagtctttattaataaattattataagtatattaataaactcGTGAGAGGAAGTCAAATATCTAATTTCCGACTTTGTAAAGTTAATCCTTCCTGGTATACGGtattgtttctataataaaaatccaCAGTTCATTTTAACTTTCgcttaataaaacattgataaataaggcagattacaaataaataaaatatacagtatatttctaggatatataaaaattaaattgtatttgacATACTCTAATTAAATGGAATAGTgtactactgagtttcgtgtCGGTTTCCGAAGCCGGAAATAGCTATGATTTCCGGCATCGGAAAACGAAAAATCAAAaatcctaaaatatttattttatgatatgtatttgTTCCTTCTGTCCTTAGGCTAaggctttttttcttttttagtgCAAGATGACCTTCCCGAGCTAAAATGGTCGAAGCAATACTCTTTAGAAGCTAAAAAAATATCGCTCACTTCCGGTTTAGTTGAAGACTTATCATACTGGTAAgttcaacatacatatatatgcatgttTATTGACAAGTGTGTTTagtagtttaataatttaacacatAGTATTCTGTAAAAAGTCGCGTTTCAAGTAATCAGTCAGTTATTAGTAACAGACTGAGAATAACCCACatctgggctaaagcctcctctccctttgagaagttGTTAGAAAGGCTTGAAGTTATTTTACCATCGTGCTATAATTCGGATTagtaaatacacatgtggcagaatttcattgaaattagattgTGATGTTagataggtttcctcacgatgttttccttcaccgaaaacgagaagaattataaacataaaagaaGCGAttgaaattcagtggtgcttgttttTTGAACAGGCAAACATGTGTTTAGATAcatacgttctaaccactgagccatctcggtttAAAATTCTAAGTgtagtattatttatagcaGTATAAGTGTACTGTAGTTATagtgtcatttaaaattaatgtcattatatttttagGCGCACTAGCAAAAAATCCAGAGTTGATTACAATAAGGGcgcaataaaacaaatttctgTAAAGAGGAGAGGAAAGAATTTCGGTCTCCAATATGAGGTAagctttataaaatgtataaaacaaggatttattcatacaaaaatgttCTATCTTTGGACTGACTTATAGATAAGAAACGATATATTAACGATTGTTTGATAGTCATTTCCATATTTGAAATATCCGTGTTCTAATTCACTGCGGAAAATATATGTAAGAAAAGCATTTATTTCCAAACCCAAgtcaataatagtaatatttgttgttttaagcaaacatcaaatttattatatttattctctATGGAAAGTAGGTGAGCTAACTACTACTAAGCATTTTTCGAAATTAATCTCCTAAGTAGATGAAATGTGGgagtttcataaattaattcgtCATTAGaaatagatgtttaaaatttaaaagtttaagaGTAAAGACAgagtttttttaacaattagaAATGTGGAAAAGGATATTTAGACCTTTAGATATTTATACCATCTGCATatctatcatatatataattgttccTAAagtttaatattctattttagatTCACCCAGAAACTACAGAAGAGTacattaataagtttatttgccAAAAAACCAAAGGTTCAATAAGCAATCCGATCACGTTAACCGACATTCTGCCATCGACTAGTGACTTCATACATACTGGTAAGTATGCTGAtacattttactaaatattttaacttcagCTAGTAGTCTATTTGAATCAATTAACATttcataacttttattattaagagtGTTGAATGACTCGACGTACTGTATAAGAATAGGCTGTAAttcaatacatgaacaataccAAAATTGGTGAACTAGATAGTATTGTCATCAATCTAAGAAGTGTTTGTAAATTTTAGCAATCGTTTGCGTAGTACGACTACCAAATAAGGCAGagtctaaattataattaataaaagaggCAGTAAGTGGTCTTCACCTGCCATAGACTAtaacaaaactttaaaaaaaaatttagaagaCGTCACTGTAAGCGATATGACGAATTGATGTACACTTTGTGttcagaaaatattattttcaaaattcatgTTTTACATGttcttcaattaaattatattattattattgaacagGCAAGGAAATTCTGGAAATGGGAGAAGTAGATAAATTCGTTTACTTGGAGGAAGATTTAAatcagaaaacaaaaaaatatatctgggCGTTCTTAGATCAAAGTAGTTCGTCATGGATACCAGTGAAGTAAGTTTTCGattaaaataatgcaaatataaaaaattaaattaaaaatttcacaaacccccgccacaaaaaacataagctacctttaaaaagtaaaaaataataaaagaaaattaatcctaaagtacctatatgcataagtatgtattaatattaaaaaaaaaaaaattgcgttgggggaccgcacctaattaattagtgtcacatgcttacctatctcatcttttatataacacttaatattattttgtacaatagcgctcggtcccccaacgcgaatttttttttttaatattaatacatacttatgcatataggtactttaggattaattttcttttattattttttactttttaaaggtagcttatgttttttgtggcgggggtttgtgaaatttttaatttaattttttattttatactttttaaaggtaagcatccctataatatctctggttaagttgtaaatacgttggttcttgttgatttaaaacatataagttaagattacattttgaggtcaatcttgttcttttttattttagttactaattatttttttttgtttcttaattatttttttttatctaataattttatttaattattaattaatgttttttgtgatgtacaagtcataacatttcatttgataccccaattgagcatatttgcagacattcgctttttcttccccactttaaccccccataacttttaaacggctaaaccgattttcatcaaacatatCTAAGAACAttcgcccgtaaaacacctataatacaaaaaaactaaattgaaatcggttaattcgttcgggagctatgatgccacagacagacagacacgtcaaacttataacacccctcttatgCTTATAGTTTCGCTATAAGTCTAAATCCATAAAGCGCCATTTTGTAgaggcagccatcttggattttaaatttttcatacctaATAGAATTtcactagtcaagccctttcatttgatacccatattgatcaagttgtaataaaaaaatgttaagcaccattttgtagaagcagccatcttgtattttaaatttgtcatatctaatagtattctactagtcaagccctttcatttgatacccatattgatggagtttaaaaaaaatatctaatctgtcattttgtggcggcggccatcttggaacaattttcatcaaacttatgtaaaaacactctcgacattttctactgtcaaacaaaaaaaactaaatcaaaatcggtccatccgttcggcggctagagtggtacagacagacacacacacacacacacacacacacacagacacgtcaaacttataacaccccgtcgtttttgcgtcgggggttaaaaatataaattactattttagtgtaaataaatacatcataaaaaaactataccTATAGCATTATTTTAGCAACaaggtattattaaatataaaaaagaacataattgatattttatccaCTTTTTCGagtttatatatcttatttattgtaatattatcagaaataaaaatctaaCCTAATCAGAACCGACGGTACAAAAGGTCATCAGTGTTATAAGCCAAGGTTTGGCCTCACAGGCCTCGCCATTACAAAGGAATTATCCTGAGCCATTCAAACACCTTACCCTGTAAAAATGAGGCTTCCCTAAGTattgtgttatttaatataccaacataaataaaactaaatttatcatAGAGAGATTAGGAAAAAAAGCAAATAGTACCATATGCAAATTGTTCACAACTAGTATACGTAATTAGTTAGTTATAAACACTGGTTATGTTtcgatttaacattttataatacattcttAGCCATTCTTAGTCGAGTCAGTTGACGTTTGTGATTATTTTTCacgtaaatattaacaatacagCTTAAGGAAACTATAACGTTCACTTATAtgcatttattgtatatattataatatattttatttatttctctccTTGTTTCTTTGCATTCATTTCTTCTCTATATGTTCCTCTTCTCTACTTCTTAATTTGTCAAAAACTTAACTTCAATGTaagctacttttatttaaataatgagttcactttaataatttattgtcaaaaaaaatatggctactttttataaaatatgtttttttgttaggCTTGAAGAATTCGTGTACAATTCATGGCTGGGTAGATTGAAGACTCATAATGAATggaactattttaattataaacccGAAGTAAACTCAAGTGTCTTCGATATTGATCAGTGTAAGTTGAGCTTTTTCAAACCCCTATTAACTCtatgtgtttaatatttaatgtctaCATCCAAACATAACTAATTGTTGCAAATATGagtgtaacaacaacaacagcaacagtctgtaaattcccactgctgtgctaaaggcctcctctccctttgaggagaaggtttggaacatattccactacgctgttccaatgcgggttggtggaatacacatgtggtagaatttctatgaaatttgtcacatgtaggtttcctcacgatgttttccttcaccgctgagcatgagatgaattataaagacaaattaagcacgtgaatcagcggtgcttgcctgggtttgaacccgcaatcatcggttaaggtgcccGCGTtcccgcgttctaaccactgggccatctcgactcgtggAATATGAGTGTAACATagttgtaaaatgtttttttgtctACTTTATTATCTCGTTTTCACATTGATAATGTGAGAAAGAGATAATACAGCTtcaatataaagtttattagcaagacaaaattttataattaaattattatttatatcgtaaAGTAGTtgctataacaaatataaatattatatattttttttgaatgtagattgaatgtaatatttgttttaaaaaaaacttatatttataaacgttatagttaaattttttattttagacaattGCACTGAATCTGACGACTCTGAAAGCACAAACATTGATGTCAATAATAAATCACACGTGGATCGAGTATTTACAAAGTAAGTTTTggacattgaaatataattataaaatattaaattatgatactgggatattattacatttgttattttatataggttTCAAGAAAAGCATAACAGAAACTATAAGGACGAAAACGAGCATGAATTGAGAAGAcagattttcgaaaataatttgaggtatttaaaacataattagatCCATAACCAAACCTCCTCCAAAAGGAGCCCTTGGAGCTTCAGTTCAGTTGATAGTTTACAAACAGTTCccttaacttaattaatataatggaTTTGATTACTTCTCCAGATTGATACAAGAGCATAACAGTAAAGACAGCACCTTCACGCTCGGTATTAATAAACTTGCTGATCAAACTCCAGAAGAAATGGAAAGAAGGAAAGGTCTTCTACGACGAAAAGAAGGGGAGACTGGCAATGTTCCATTTCCATACACAAAATCGAATTTATCGGAAATATCTCAGAACTTGCCTAAGGAATTTGATTTGAGACTTTTAGGTGTAATATCACCAGTCAAAGGTCAGTTTGGAAATATGATCTTGCTTGTAAATAAACTGGAAGTGTCCTTGGTGGTATTGTTGTTTGCGTTGCCTTGTTATAATCTGACTAGACACTTTCTCATCATATTTTCTGCCACCAAACAGCAGCGCTTAGTATTTATTGTGTTGCGATTTCAAGACTGAtttagtgtaactacaagccTATTTGACAATATAAAGTACCTGATAATTTTTTCAATGTATGCCTTATCCTTAATACgctacagtatatatatattccaccaaaaacattaacaacattaaatgcataactatatatatatatatatatatatatatatatatacaaatatgaactaaaactagtttctgtataaatcttgacagcgtggaatggtggctAGAAtctattaagtttatatttatttattaatttgaattcgcTTGTATtgttcattacatttttaactttgccgtttcgtaaattcaaatcatttataaaaaaattaattgctagaaaaggcgtattatttgatacaagattttgtagatgataaaaaagcgtggaattaatacctgttgacttccacgcaggatatatgactttaaataattgtattaactaacatgactatgtattttttaaatgttgaaaatgagtaattactgagtttcttgccgattcttctcggtagaatctactttccgaaccggtggtagcttcacttaattgttaatagacgattcaaaagctttcgattgcgttaggcatgatattctcctagaaaagcttaaatattatggtatcaggggccctgcattgaaattaatttcctcctaccttagtgaaagagttttgaaggttgtggttaatggtgcaaaatcaaatggcgctgtggcgcaaatgggtgtaccacagggttcaattttgggacctctcttgttcttaatatatataaatgatttaccttatttcgtaaaaaatacttgcgatattgtactgtttgcagatgatacatccctcatttttaaacttgatagaaaaataaacaactatgacgctgtaagcagtgctctgtcgcgggttcttggttggtttgacataaataatttagtactaaatgctaaaaagactaaatgtgttttgttttccttgccaaatgtcaaatcaaatcctgctgcaataactttgaaaaatgaaaggcttgagtttgttgagtcgacggtctttttagggataacccttgactccaaactgcagtggggcacccatttgtatgccctggcaagaaaactaagtagtgccatttatgcaataaaaataattagaaaacttacggacataagtactgctagactagtttattttagtaattttcacagtattatgtcatatggaatgttgttatggggtaatgcagcagagattgaagttgtttttattctacagaaaagagctatccgatctatttacaatattagctccaggacatcattacgcgaaaaatttaaagaaataggtgtattaacggctgtttcacaatatatttatgataatataatctttatacaaaagaatattaaaaattattctatcaatgctgatgtacatactattaatacaagaaataagaataaacttgtaacccccagtttccgtttgcatacggtaaatagaacgtttttgggcaatggtatacgcatatataataagataccggaaaatataatcaatttaccattttcaaaatttaaaaatattattaagactaaattaataaataaatcatactattcattaaaagagtactttttagaaagaaacgcctggagttaggctcgggttccatgataggacgcTAATCACTGTCAATAAcggcattgtaaatgtgtttatttgaaaagagcaactatgcgagtttcttgccgtttcttctcgctagaagctgctttccgaaacggtggtagtatttgattattgacgattcaaaaacgcttcattgtgaagtttacttgaataaaattgatttgatttgatttgatttgatttgaaaagt includes:
- the LOC124533887 gene encoding digestive cysteine proteinase 2-like, whose translation is MFLFILKILFLLAVSTAGNTVQDDLPELKWSKQYSLEAKKISLTSGLVEDLSYWRTSKKSRVDYNKGAIKQISVKRRGKNFGLQYEIHPETTEEYINKFICQKTKGSISNPITLTDILPSTSDFIHTGKEILEMGEVDKFVYLEEDLNQKTKKYIWAFLDQSSSSWIPVKLEEFVYNSWLGRLKTHNEWNYFNYKPEVNSSVFDIDQYNCTESDDSESTNIDVNNKSHVDRVFTKFQEKHNRNYKDENEHELRRQIFENNLRLIQEHNSKDSTFTLGINKLADQTPEEMERRKGLLRRKEGETGNVPFPYTKSNLSEISQNLPKEFDLRLLGVISPVKDQEDCGCCWTIGTTSAVEGALARNNGGRLLRLANQALIDCAWGFNVAGCNGGSDTGAYHWMMKYGLPTEEEYGPYNNKDGFCRIHNMTKTFPIKGFTDVTPFSIEALKVALINHGPLSVSIHATDLLTSYISGIFYDPTCDPSSLNHEVTLVGYGEYEGDTFWIVKNSWGKNWGIDGYFHISTRDNSCGITTEPTYVVF